The Radiobacillus deserti genomic interval ACCGATGAAATTTACACTAATTTTACAAAACTCGTGATTATTGTCGAAATATTATTATGAATGTCTGTTTTCACTTTCGTAAGTGCAGACTTCTGTAATCATTTTAGTATTGTTACAGATACTCATTTCTATCCGTAAATCTATAATAAGTTACATTACTAAGATAGTCCCTTATTCGTTACTTCATCTTTCCTGTTATCCAAAAGTGAGCAAAACCTAAAAAGACGCCTCAAGCTGTTGAACTGCACCCCAATTGTTAGACACTCAACAATTGGAGGTGCAGTTTTTTATGGCTAAATTTACTCAAGAAAATAAATTAAATGCAGTTCAAAGATATTTAGAAGGTAATGAGAGTTATCATTCTATTGGAGAATCACTGGGGACGTCTTCAAGTGTGATAATGAACTGGGTGGCACAATATAATCTTCATGGTTTAGAGGGATTATTAAAGAAATCCTATGCAAGTTATTCAGAACAGTTTAAACTAAAAGTGCTTAACTATATGATTGAGCATGGGACGTCACCTAATGAAACAGCCGCGATTTTTAAAATCTCCTCTCCAGGTATGATTAGAAAATGGAGGATCCTTTATGAAAAAGGAGGAGTAGACGCCCTTAAACCGAAGAAAAAGGGGCGTACACTCATGAAAAAAAAAATAAGAGAGATACACAAAAACAAGTACCAACTGATAATTCTATTGAAGCTCTCAAAGCTGAAGTAAAACAGCTACGAATGGAGAATGAGTATCTAAAAAAGTTGAACACCTTAGTTCAAAACAAGGAAAAATCACCAAACAAGACAAAGCGAAAATAGTCTATGAACTAAGGAATGACTTCTCGGTGAAAGCACTTATAACGTTGGCAGATGTACCACGTAGTACGTACTACTACTTCGTTAAACAATTAGATCGTCCAGATAAAGATGCAGAACTAAAAATACTTATAAAAGAAATTTATTATGAACACAAAGGACGATATGGTTATCGTCGTATTCGAGATGAGCTTGTGAACCGTGGGTACAAAGTTAATCATAAAAAAGTTCAACGAATCATGAAGGGATTAGGTTTGAAAAGTATGGTTCGTATGAAGAAATATCGTTCTTATAAAGGGAAAGTAGGTAAGACAGCACCAAACATATTGGACCGTAACTTCAAGGCAGAAAAGCCAAATGAAAAATGGGTAACAGATATTACTGAGTTTAAATTATTTGGGGAGAAACTCTACCTATCTCCTATTCTTGATTTATTTAATGGTGAAATTATTACTTACACGATTGGTTCAAGACCTACATACTCACTTGTTTCAAACATGTTAGAGAAGTCTTTTGAACGATTAACAGATAAAGATAAGTTAATTCTTCACTCAGATCAAGGATGGCATTACCAAATGAGGCAGTATCGCCACGCCTTAAAGGAGCAAGGGATAACACAAAGTATGTCACGTAAGGGAAACTGTTATGACAACGCAGTGATAGAGAATTTCTTTGGAATTATGAAATCTGAATTTCTATACCTCAATGAATTTGATAGCATTGATCATTTTAAACAAGAACTTGAAGAATACATGAATTACTATAACAACAAACGTATTAAGACAAAATTAAAAGGCAAGAGTCCAGTACAATTCCGAACTCTTGCCCAACAAGCTGCTTAATAAAATTATCTGTCTAACTTTTTGGGGTCACTTCACTGTAAGCTTAAGACGTCTTTTTAGGTTCTATTGTATAACCTCTGTTACTAATATTTTCGTACCGTCTACTTGTGTCACTTTTACTAACGTTCCTTTTTCTATCCACTTCCCATTTGATATGGCACTGTACTCGTTCTCGCCAATCCGAATTGTCCCTACAGGTCTCATATCTGTTACTGTTATTGCTCTCTGTTCCACTAACGACTCATAACTACTGTTGATAGAGTTATACCCTTCTTCTTTCGTTAAGCGGTCTATAAGCGCTATTTTCGTCCACATATCTCTTCTTTTATATACTTTCAAGAACAGTAAAGATCCGAATCCCCCAATGAGTACCCCTAAGATTGCATAGAATCCAGCCGCCCAATTTGGAGCGGTTAATCCTACCGATATTAGCATAGCTACAGATCCGATCGTCGCCAGAGTTCCATCATTTAAAAGCTTTCCATCGATTATAATCAGGAGGAGCCCTACAAAGTAAATAGTAATCATAAGGAAAAAGGTTCCCGTATCTAAATAGGACAAGAAATAAACGGAAATAAAAGCGATACCAACTAAAGCAAAAACACCTTTTCTGTTCACTAAGAGCTCTCCAAATAAAAATAAAGTACCCAATCCTGTAATAATGAAAGT includes:
- a CDS encoding NfeD family protein; the encoded protein is MELLAFDWITFIITGLGTLFLFGELLVNRKGVFALVGIAFISVYFLSYLDTGTFFLMITIYFVGLLLIIIDGKLLNDGTLATIGSVAMLISVGLTAPNWAAGFYAILGVLIGGFGSLLFLKVYKRRDMWTKIALIDRLTKEEGYNSINSSYESLVEQRAITVTDMRPVGTIRIGENEYSAISNGKWIEKGTLVKVTQVDGTKILVTEVIQ